The Ranitomeya variabilis isolate aRanVar5 chromosome 7, aRanVar5.hap1, whole genome shotgun sequence genome includes a window with the following:
- the CDK5R2 gene encoding cyclin-dependent kinase 5 activator 2: MGTVLSLSPAPGKAGPLDEKKPEPPGVGGGYLAIPNSKNGGSKAEKSLKRHSVLISALTWKRLVAASAKKKNAKKINPNPGPIHGPLLPNNNLVEQLNHENLRKSQVSPGRREPKPVPVPTVPISSIEGQKIQQQQLVAVQKQASGRSLCSPRRVIVQASTGELLRCLGEFVCRRCYKLKELSPGEPTMWFRNVDRSLLLQGWQDQGFITPANLVFVYLLCREAIGDELATEHELQAAFLTCLYLAYSYMGNEISYPLKPFLVETDKEVFWQRCLSIIDRMSAKMLQINSDPHFFTQVFQDLKNEGETRESNGHWTINLDR, encoded by the coding sequence ATGGGCACCGTCCTCTCCCTGTCACCTGCACCTGGCAAGGCAGGACCCCTGGATGAGAAGAAGCCAGAGCCCCCTGGGGTGGGAGGCGGATACCTGGCCATCCCTAACAGCAAAAATGGAGGCAGCAAAGCGGAGAAAAGCCTAAAGAGACACTCTGTGCTCATCTCCGCGCTCACCTGGAAGAGGCTGGTGGCGGCTTCCGCCAAGAAGAAGAACGCCAAGAAGATTAACCCCAACCCTGGACCCATCCACGGCCCGCTGCTGCCCAACAACAACCTGGTGGAGCAGCTCAATCACGAGAACCTGCGGAAATCTCAGGTCAGTCCTGGTCGTAGGGAACCCAAGCCTGTCCCCGTGCCCACCGTACCCATCAGCTCCATCGAAGGCCAGAAGATCCAGCAACAGCAGCTGGTGGCCGTGCAGAAGCAAGCGAGCGGCCGGTCCCTGTGCTCGCCCCGCCGGGTCATAGTCCAGGCCTCCACCGGAGAGCTCCTCAGATGTCTAGGAGAATTCGTGTGCCGTCGGTGCTATAAACTGAAGGAGTTGAGTCCAGGAGAACCCACCATGTGGTTCCGAAACGTTGACCGCTCACTTCTCCTTCAAGGCTGGCAAGACCAAGGCTTCATCACGCCCGCCAACTTGGTGTTTGTCTACCTGCTCTGTAGAGAGGCCATTGGGGATGAACTGGCCACCGAGCACGAGCTCCAAGCCGCATTCCTCACTTGCCTCTACTTGGCTTATTCCTATATGGGCAATGAAATTTCCTATCCGCTCAAGCCCTTCCTGGTGGAGACTGACAAGGAGGTCTTCTGGCAACGCTGCCTGAGCATCATTGACCGTATGAGTgccaaaatgctgcagatcaactcCGACCCCCACTTTTTCACACAGGTCTTCCAAGATCTGAAGAATGAAGGAGAAACCAGAGAATCCAATGGGCACTGGACTATAAATTTGGACCGTTAA